In a genomic window of Gossypium arboreum isolate Shixiya-1 chromosome 7, ASM2569848v2, whole genome shotgun sequence:
- the LOC108475895 gene encoding BTB/POZ domain-containing protein At5g17580-like gives MAPKKRSRTSASSFNPSSELELSFSTCFQNSHTQQLGIRTHGDTPISSNQPFSYGILHHAGHHLDAANNTWMKHDHPVDNEYDDVDTAFDDIPVPELLLLWNILVFNSVALNWPNFVTLIKEPEFIKSTLILHSGWHSKAETKQHDRKAIRRYIIEVLNLRIVSPDSSQFPPYNFFVFVLRMTKSASSTELEVQVGSMPLSLDKELLASKSAKVAALLKENSNADLYYLLHDIPADSETFDLVARFCHGCAVQMSTENIVPLICLSFYLGMDENHCNNNLLSKAVTFFEQTVLPSWNEIIKALRSSEKSLQQTMQIGLFDACLQAMIAKASDNPRHLGEPIIVSTDKGDDSDRPNAKRRLFALDWQEDLTTLSLQLYEPIIYTMKQHEIPPTYISASIYRYAKKWIFHCNNGRETMSIYKRKSQRNVIETLEKLLPHGRELLPCTLLFEMLRCAINLEASSVCRKGFEIRIGKQLDQAKVKDLLILPQGYAKEVQYDIECIRRILKVFYSNYDSSDASGFISVAELMEEFLAEVACVMDLMIDSFISLAEMSMAAALGTKRNSDGIYRAIDIYFEKHAYLTEKEKEQVCKALDFRKMSPEACEHAAKNERLPVRAVVQVLFMAQLQMRETLAWTAYYDDKSEKEEKEEDEVRMEMEKMSIKVKELEKDCREMKQEITNGCIRQRVNKGKVSLWSEMKRKFGCMTSMGDFHCPAKKKKEHPKCGIHRNS, from the exons GCAATTAGGAATTAGAACCCATGGAGACACCCCCATTTCTTCTAATCAACCTTTTAGTTATGGGATCCTACATCATGCGGGACATCATCTCGATGCTGCCAACAACACTTGGATGAAACATGACCATCCAGTGGATAATGAATATGATGACGTTGACACTGCTTTTGACGATATTCCAGTCCCCGAGCTC TTACTGTTATGGAACATTCTGGTTTTCAACTCTGTAGCACTGAATTGGCCTAACTTTGTCACACTGATCAAGGAGCCTGAATTTATAAAGTCTACTCTGATTCTGCATTCTGGTTGGCATTCAAAAGCTGAAACCAAACAACATGACCGAAAGGCGATACGTAGATACATTATTGAGGTATTGAATCTTCGAATTGTTTCTCCAGATTCCTCCCAATTTCCGCCTTATAACTTTTTCGTTTTTGTTCTCAGGATGACTAAATCTGCATCTTCTACAGAATTGGAAGTTCAAGTAGGAAGTATGCCTCTTTCCTTAGACAAA GAACTTCTGGCCTCAAAATCAGCTAAAGTTGCTGCCTTACTTAAAGAGAATTCCAATGCAGATCTATATTACTTGCTTCATGACATTCCAGCTGATTCAGAGACTTTCGACCTTGTTGCAAGATTCTGCCATGGATGTGCAGTTCAGATGTCCACTGAAAACATTGTACCACTCATCTGCTTGTCTTTCTACTTGGGTATGGATGAAAATCACTGCAATAACAATCTATTAAGCAAAGCTGTTACTTTCTTCGAACAAACAGTCCTTCCTAGTTGGAATGAAATTATCAAGGCTTTGCGCTCCTCCGAAAAGTCCCTTCAACAAACAATGCAGATCGGTTTATTCGATGCCTGCTTACAGGCTATGATTGCAAAGGCATCAGATAATCCGAGACATCTAGGGGAACCGATAATCGTCTCAACAGACAAAGGTGATGACAGTGATAGGCCTAATGCAAAGAGGAGGCTCTTTGCTCTTGACTGGCAGGAGGATTTGACAACATTGTCTCTCCAGCTATATGAGCCTATCATTTACACAATGAAACAGCATGAAATCCCACCAACTTACATTTCTGCTTCCATTTATCGATATGCAAAGAAGTGGATCTTTCATTGTAACAATGGAAGGGAGACTATGTCAATTTACAAGAGGAAATCTCAAAGAAATGTAATTGAAACTTTGGAAAAGCTTCTGCCTCACGGAAGAGAACTCCTTCCTTGCACATTGTTGTTCGAAATGCTCCGATGCGCGATCAACTTGGAAGCTAGCTCGGTTTGTAGGAAAGGTTTTGAGATTAGGATTGGAAAGCAGCTGGACCAGGCAAAAGTAAAGGACTTGCTAATTCTTCCTCAAGGCTATGCCAAGGAAGTGCAATATGATATTGAGTGCATAAGGAGGATTCTGAAAGTATTCTACAGCAATTACGATAGCTCCGATGCTTCTGGATTTATCTCCGTGGCAGAACTCATGGAAGAATTCTTAGCTGAAGTTGCTTGTGTTATGGATTTAATGATAGACAGTTTCATTTCACTTGCAGAGATGTCCATGGCAGCAGCGTTAGGAACAAAAAGAAACTCTGATGGAATATACCGGGCTATCGACATATACTTTGAAAAGCATGCTTACCTGACAGAGAAGGAGAAAGAACAGGTTTGTAAGGCCCTGGATTTCCGAAAAATGTCACCTGAAGCTTGTGAGCATGCTGCCAAAAATGAAAGATTACCAGTGAGAGCAGTAGTGCAGGTGCTGTTTATGGCACAGTTGCAGATGCGAGAAACACTGGCCTGGACGGCTTATTATGACGACAAATCAGAgaaagaagagaaggaagaagatGAAGTAAGGATGGAAATGGAGAAAATGAGCATCAAGGTGAAGGAGCTTGAAAAGGACTGCCGTGAAATGAAGCAAGAAATCACAAATGGGTGTATCAGGCAAAGAGTAAATAAAGGAAAGGTGAGCTTGTGGAGTGAAATGAAGAGGAAATTTGGGTGCATGACTAGCATGGGTGACTTCCATTGCCCGGCCAAGAAGAAGAAGGAGCATCCAAAATGCGGAATTCATCGCAATAGTTGA